In one window of Octopus bimaculoides isolate UCB-OBI-ISO-001 chromosome 20, ASM119413v2, whole genome shotgun sequence DNA:
- the LOC106869840 gene encoding chorion peroxidase: MDTRMLRLKLFVLFITGTSYLTLVSALSVEKKYVDKTLLQSTGKAHSEIQEITTLHEYVSDRFSEMSLKYRDSMTVLSKKGSDISVKGLIYAATVSQFYKNFSRNVAEELIRFVSTPELLQYSCPFREAITCDKNSIYRTASGSCNNLNYPYWGKSYTPLLRMRPPYYEDTVFTPRNISVQNAALPGARDISVYFHQKIEDPLMDHDTTHLAAVFGEFLMRDIAYVPTMQASSGKRYDCCKFGYMSGHMCMPIQMCKVDPFFTPYNRKCLSFARSATSPPLNCKLGPREQLNQNTHYIDVSQIYGSDEATTKSLRTMVAGKMKTSDIGDGMMPLDLFNVANCKLKNVNGNITYCFTGGDDRLNENPLILSLHAVFLREHNRIATHLSSMHPTWDDEKIFQESRRIVIAEMQHITYNEYLPYILGPQLMAKHDLNVQNSGYTSYDSQVSAGIYNVFSVAAGLYSTSMIRSNFTIDTYHKLSSTFLRADMFYRNEDVASKIIKGMLTDSSQTVDRYVTDELTNKYLESFPGTGIDLAADHIQRGRDHGIMSYPMWTIKTGEPRWSNFKSLTNHSTDNQARLSQIYRNIYDIDLWTAGISEIPVLGGKVGPTFGNIIAKQFEVLKNGDRFWYENNDKGAFSRVQLQEIRKVSLTEILCRNTRITEIQKNSFVAASESNPLVKCGTLAKIDLCKWGPPSHWLAWGSWSLCYQGTKLRRRICQNNSKIVCPCQGSSMEIRPCQNRYVPPVQQKQHQQPTQQPTERVMQQTTKVFLSHRPAPVMVA; encoded by the exons ACTGaaattatttgtgttatttataaCGGGAACAAGTTACCTTACTCTTGTGTCTGCCCTGTCAGTTGAAAAGAAATATGTGGACAAGACACTATTACAATCAACAGGGAAGGCTCACAGTGAAATTCAGGAAATCACAACATTACACGAATATGTCTCCGACC GCTTCAGTGAAATGTCTCTAAAATACCGAGATTCCATGACAGTTCTCTCCAAGAAAGGTTCTGATATTTCAGTGAAAGGGTTGATCTATGCTGCCACAGTCAGTCAGTTCTACAAGAA TTTCAGTCGAAATGTTGCTGAAGAACTGATACGCTTTGTGAGCACTCCAGAGCTTTTGCAATACTCATGTCCTTTCCGTGAAGCAATTACCTGTGACAAGAACTCCATATATCGGACAGCTAGTGGTTCCTGCAACAATTTGAATTATCCTTACTGGGGCAAGAGTTACACACCACTGCTACGAATGAGGCCTCCATATTATGAAGATA CTGTCTTTACACCCCGTAATATTAGTGTCCAGAACGCTGCATTACCCGGAGCAAGGGATATCAGTGTATATTTCCACCAGAAGATAGAAGATCCACTCATGGACCACGACACCACACACCTGGCTGCTGTGTTTGGAGAGTTCCTAATGAGAGACATTGCCTATGTCCCCACTATGCAAG cATCAAGTGGCAAGAGATATGACTGTTGTAAATTTGGATACAT GTCAGGTCACATGTGCATGCCCATTCAAATGTGTAAAGTCGACCCCTTCTTTACACCCTACAATAGGAAGTGTTTGTCATTTGCTCGCTCAGCCACATCTCCTCCACTTAATTGCAAACTTG GTCCCCGAGAACAACTTAACCAAAACACTCACTACATCGATGTCTCACAAATCTATGGCTCAGATGAGGCAACCACAAAATCACTGAGGACAATGGTTGCAG GTAAGATGAAGACCTCTGACATAGGTGATGGAATGATGCCTTTGGATCTGTTCAATGTTGCCAACTGTAAACTGAAGAATGTCAATGGGAATATCACTTACTGTTTCACAGGAG GCGATGATCGTCTGAATGAGAACCCATTGATCTTGTCTCTACATGCTGTATTCCTCCGTGAACACAACCGTATTGCCACACATCTGTCAAGCATGCACCCAACATGGGATGATGAGAAAATCTTCCAGGAGAGTCGTCGTATTGTTATTGCCGAGATGCAACACATCACATACAATGAGTACTTGCCATACATTTTAGGTCCACAGCTGATGGCCAAACATGATCTGAATGTCCAAAACAGTGGCTATACAAGCTATGATAGTCAAGTAAGCGCTGGTATATATAATGTCTTCTCCGTAGCTGCTGGTCTATATTCCACTTCGATGATAAGATCAAACTTCACCATTGACACCTATCACAAATTGAGTTCTACATTCTTGCGTGCAGACATGTTCTACCGCAATGAGGATGTTGCTAGTAAAATCATTAAAGGAATGCTCACAGACTCCAGCCAAACAGTTGATCG ATATGTAACAGATGAATTGACCAACAAATACTTAGAAAGTTTTCCTGGAACAGGGATTGATCTCGCTGCTGATCACATCCAACGAGGACGGGACCATGGTATCATGTCGTACCCAATGTGGACCATCAAGACTGGGGAGCCACGTTGGTCAAATTTCAAATCTTTGACAAACCATTCGACAGACAATCAAGCCCGCCTTTCACAGATTTATAG GAATATCTATGACATTGATTTGTGGACTGCTGGAATTTCTGAGATTCCTGTCTTAGGTGGGAAAGTTGGTCCCACATTTGGCAACATCATTGCTAAGCAGTTCGAGGTTCTGAAAAATGGAGACCGATTTTGGTATGAAAACAACGACAAGGGAGCATTTAGCAGag TCCAACTCCAGGAAATCAGGAAAGTTTCACTCACGGAAATCTTATGTCGAAACACACGCATAACAGAAATTCAGAAGAACAGTTTTGTTGCAGCAAGCGAAAG CAACCCATTGGTAAAATGTGGGACCCTGGCAAAAATAGATCTATGCAAATGGGGCCCCCCAAGTCACTGGCTTGCATGGGGCAGCTGGAGTTTGTGTTACCAAGGGACAAAACTTCGACGGCGCATCTGTCAGAACAACTCAAAGATTGTTTGTCCATGTCAAGGTTCTTCAATGGAAATCCGTCCATGTCAAAACCGGTATGTACCACCAGTacagcaaaaacaacatcaacaaccaacACAACAGCCCACAGAAAGAGTTATGCAACAAACCACCAAAGTATTCTTATCTCACCGGCCAGCACCTGTGATGGTAGCTTGA